In Miscanthus floridulus cultivar M001 chromosome 19, ASM1932011v1, whole genome shotgun sequence, the DNA window ttgcgatctcacttcatacaaagTTTGGCGCGTATTGTGTacaaagaaggaaagaaaagaagaacaCCTAGAAAAAGTTAGCCTTAGGTAGTAGGGAATACTTAGAAAAGCCTGGGTGGATGTCAAGTCTCAGGCATTGTGCCTAGCTCGACCAGGAAGGGAATGCTTAGAAAAGCTTTGGTTGTGCTATGTTACTTTTAACCATGCAACTTTAAATCCtagtgtaatttagtgttcgacaCCGTGTAATCTTTTGTGTAATTTCAGATTTACGAAATGTGTTATAGTTTCGTCTAAGGGGAGTAGATTCTAATTCACTATTTTATAAACCCTTGCGTTAGAAGAattacttgtgttgtagttttccttatttccacctataatgtaattatagccaatgttgtgctttaaatctaagtgtgttagttgcttgagcccaactctATCAAATACTTTTTTCTACTAGCATGTTATTGATTTGCTGGTCTAGAATAGGCACCATataatgacaaccaacctctataTTCGTTTACAGTATTGAGACCAATCTTCTGTACCAACACGATGAGAAAAatatattagacatatgagccatatttctCAAGATTTTTTCTATACCAAACACATCACCCGCAGTGAAGCACAGACAACaatggctatatatatatatatatatatatatatatatatatatatatatatatatatatatatatatatatatatagggagaggctattcagtagccggctataaaataagttattctgtagccacctccatttactataattttatatattaatttaccataatgtcaatacatatttacgatagttgggttactataacacatggggatatttaccataacattatattaaacaacttagtaaggagttactataatctcataaattaacatagtaattatcataactcaaagtggctacagaataagttattctgtagccagctacaggatagtagttctatatatatatatatatatatatatatatatatatatatatatatatatatatatatatatatatagatatatatatatatatatatatatagatatatatatatatatatatatatatatatatatatatatatatatatatatatatatatatatatatatatatatatatatatatatatatatatatatatagagctcGCTTCCAAACCAGATTAATCCGGTCTTTTCTCTCACTTTTTCCAACCATATGACTCATGCTCTATCCTCTTCCGGCCAGTTTGGCCCGAAGAGAACACTTGTCTGCGCagttctctacaaacgccgctcCCTGGCTCGCAAGTCCGGGTCAGAAAAAATCCTCCTTTCCCCTGACTATCGCGGCCACTCCACCTCCAGGTATGTCGCCCCCTTCTTCGGCCGCTCCGCATAGGTAGAGTCGACCATAACTTAGGTTTTTCCCGAATACTTCTCTCGAATCGGTTAGAATCGTAGAATTTCCCCCCCCCAAAAATCCCTTGTTAGGAGCACGATTGATTGCCCTAAAATTCTTGTTCTTCTCTGATCCGATAAAATCGTGGACCCCCTCCCCGAAAAATTCGTTTATATGCTGTGCGATCGATCCACCCGTGCGCAATAACTGTCGATTACTCGGTTGTGGTGGATCCAATTCTGCTTTTGTGGTAATACTTCTCGTTTCCTCCACAAATCTGCACCGAGCAGCGGCCATGGTGAAGAAGCCCAACGGCGTTGCCAAGGCCACGGCGACCTCTGCCGACGCGGCAGCCCGGCCATCCAAGGCGAATCCGTCCACCCCTGGGTCGGTCAAGGCCTCGAAGTTTAAGAAGCTGAAGATGGTCAAGGCCAACCGCGAGAAGCCAGCGGTCGCTGCCGCAGCTGTTGACGAGGTCGCCCCCTTAGGCGCAGGCACTGGTGATGGCAATGCATCTGCATCGGCGGTTTTACTGCAGCCATCCAATGTTGCTGAGGTGTCACCTGTGGTGCAAAAGCAGCCATCCAATGTTGCTGCTGAGGCATCACCTGTGGTGCAAACACAGCCATCCAATGTTGCTGATGCATCACCTGTGGTGCAAACGCCAAAGTCAGCCACTTTTGCTGAGGCATCAGCTGTGGCACAGACGCAGAAGCCAGCCACTGATGCTGAAGGTTCAGTGCCTGCACCAATGCCAGCCACTGCTGAAGCATCAGCTTCGTcaccaaagccaaagccaaagccaaaaccaGCTCATGCTAATGCTGATGCTGCAGTGGCAATTTCTGCCAgcaagggcgagggcgagggtgcTGGTAATAGCGGGGGTGATGGCAGGATGAAGAGCAGAAGAAGGGGGTCTAGGAGTGGCAAGGGGAAGGAGGTTGTGGAGGATGGAGGAAGTAAGGGAAAGGAGAAGGGGAAGAAGTCTGTGGGCAagaaggaagaaaggggtgacCGTAAGGTTGCAGGGTTTATATTCATGTGCAATGCAAAGACTAAGAAGGAGTGCTACCAGAACCGCTTGTTCGGGATGCCCAGTGGGAAGATTGAAATGGTCAAGAAGATAAGGCCAGGGGTGAAGCTGTTCCTGTATGATTTTGACTTGAAGCTTCTGTATGGTGTGTACAAGGCAGCATCACATGGTGGGCTGAACCTTGTCCACGATGCATTTAATGGCAAGTTCCCTGCACAGGTAATTCTGCTCTTCCATTTCATCGATTCGTTTGCACCAAATGCAGTAGTCAGGCCATGTATTTTGTTTTGATCGGTTGTATGTGGGAGGAACGTGTGAGAATAGGGTTCACATGTGGTTTAAAGAATAGTGGACATGAATAGATATGTTGTTCTGCTGGGGCTATGACATGTATGGATTATAGGTATTGGTAAATTTAGTTCTAAATCTGTGCTGGTAAAGCTTTAGAAATGGCAGTAGTGAGAGGTGTGTACCCTTATTAGAAAAATAGGTGTTTTTAAATGTCATAGACGGATTTCACTATTTATTAAAAATAGTATGTTGCTATGCACTCATGTCCATATACATTGAGAAAAATTGTTGTGTGCCTGGTGTATGTAGTTACAGGAGTTAATTGTGGTTCTGCCTGGCCATTATCAAATAACACTTGGTTCTGCCAATCTGATGGCAAtattatctctctctctctctctctctgtatatatatatatatatatatatatatatatatatatatatatatatatatatatatatataattcctcCCCTTTTGAATTTAGTGCCCCTTGTACCTCTCTAGGCTGTCAGGTTTTTTAATCGAGAATTGAGCAAGGCCTTTATTGCTTTGCTGTTTCCAACTAGTGAGTTTCCGTGTCTTTTATGTTTAGCTTTTCTGCATTGGATCAAAATGCTCTAGTTGTAGAGATAGAGATATTTTGggctattcttttttttttcaattgaTGAAGGCTGtggattttctctctctctctagtttttCTCATTTTGTCGTTTATTGTACCAAAAATAGAAGGCTATCATACTTTGTGCATTCTTTTAAGCTTTTTTGGATAATTGTACCCAATATGAGCTAGCCCACCTTCATTCTTCTTTTGGGTTATTTTAACCTCATGCCAGTGGTATCTGCACCGTGAATTAATGTATTTTGATTGTCTGTAGATACGACAGCTTTTAGCATTGATGTATCCCATTTTAAACATGTTAGGAGCTTTCAGTTTATTAACATCATTGCCTTATGCTGATAGACATTAGCCTGTTGATGCTTTTTTGGAGTTTACATATTGTCCTAGTCTAGTATTGATGCATATGCCCTTACGAGCAACTTATAAAGAGGGGTTGATACGTATCTGGTGTAAACTCTTTTTTGGATGCTTGGGAGGGGTCTTTTTATAGGTATATTTGGTGTCAACTCATTTTTGGGTGACAACATGCTAATGGTCGAGTCATTTTGGTAAGGCAGCTAATTCCTTATAACAAGGCCTCAGAAATTAGCTACCTTTCAAATATGATTCCAATGTTCATGCCAACTTAGCATCTTTAGTGACATCAACCACTAGTAATGTTAGCGGACATTGGAATGTAGTTGTTGGTGAACACAACATTGTTAGGATCAAGATCCTAGGTAGGCTGTATGATAGTGGTAGGATGAACCCAAAAAACTATCATCCTAACAACCTGAAATCTGATTGTAGGCACCTAAAATATGAATTGAATTCTTGAGCAATCATCAATGGAATTGAATATGTTGGGATATGATAGTTGAGTCGGTATGTTATATGGTTGAATGCTAGTAATTCATCTTTAATACTAACTGGCTTTTTGGTAATTTGGCCCTTAATAATTTTCAAAACTGCTTGAATATGAGAAGTTTATTTTTCAGCTTGGTTGCTTTTCACTAGATTTTAGACAAAAAAATCAGATTTTGAATTCCACTTCTTGGTCATGTCCATACGGTAACCACTTTTACTCAATTCAAACTGGAACTCTTTTTTTAGTTTGAGAACCATTATGCAATACTTAGTTTTTTTACACAATAATGCTCATACCAACTTGTTTTTTTGCATTCCTAATTTGATGATTGGAAGGTTGCCATGAGTAAG includes these proteins:
- the LOC136527104 gene encoding uncharacterized protein isoform X1; this translates as MLYPLPASLARREHLSAQFSTNAAPWLASPGQKKSSFPLTIAATPPPAAMVKKPNGVAKATATSADAAARPSKANPSTPGSVKASKFKKLKMVKANREKPAVAAAAVDEVAPLGAGTGDGNASASAVLLQPSNVAEVSPVVQKQPSNVAAEASPVVQTQPSNVADASPVVQTPKSATFAEASAVAQTQKPATDAEGSVPAPMPATAEASASSPKPKPKPKPAHANADAAVAISASKGEGEGAGNSGGDGRMKSRRRGSRSGKGKEVVEDGGSKGKEKGKKSVGKKEERGDRKVAGFIFMCNAKTKKECYQNRLFGMPSGKIEMVKKIRPGVKLFLYDFDLKLLYGVYKAASHGGLNLVHDAFNGKFPAQVKFKIDKDCRPLPESSLKQAIKENYSARSKFDPELTARQVQRLLLLFKPVSAPQSVPNNHLEESRHYEERRKPYHHFEERLPIEEVRQQRFDEERRPAVRHVPLEGPYRAPRFAPVQGDHHRYYQPPALAPEPRHIPLVLEPRYVPLALDHHHGHTVPELRHVPAAYYRTLAPSGDSYYRSVENLVPERYADRTVADVTTRDPIIRDHTALPGEASARADRLDDLYQTRGAHVEELYHPGEIAAHADRVGITTRADRVEELYRSDRLVNRAVDPPHSAYLTAGYETNPAYAETSIRPVSARVSGPGAPVSSHYSFTGGPVYL